A region of Flavobacteriales bacterium DNA encodes the following proteins:
- a CDS encoding 30S ribosomal protein S6, whose product MTNRYEIVFILTPVLSEQQAKETVKSYTSMLKSAGSTQVHKEDWGLRKLAYPIQKKSTGFYFLIEHESDPAFIEKLELAFKRDEKVLRFLTVKMDHHHVTYAESRRNRESQPQNA is encoded by the coding sequence ATGACAAACCGATATGAGATTGTCTTCATTTTAACTCCCGTTTTGTCTGAGCAGCAGGCAAAGGAGACAGTCAAGAGCTACACAAGTATGCTCAAGTCGGCCGGTTCTACCCAAGTCCACAAAGAGGACTGGGGGCTGCGCAAACTGGCCTATCCGATTCAGAAGAAGTCCACCGGCTTCTATTTCCTCATCGAGCACGAAAGTGATCCCGCATTCATCGAGAAGCTGGAACTGGCTTTCAAAAGAGATGAGAAAGTACTCAGATTCCTCACAGTCAAGATGGATCACCACCATGTGACCTATGCTGAGAGTAGAAGGAATCGTGAATCACAACCTCAAAACGCTTAA
- a CDS encoding 30S ribosomal protein S18: MADKGDIRYLAPIEIETKKEKYCRFRKNRIKFIDYKDPDYLMMLINEQGKILPRRLTGTSQKYQRKVAQAIKRARHLALLPYVADQLK, from the coding sequence ATGGCAGATAAAGGAGACATCAGATATCTCGCTCCCATTGAGATCGAGACCAAGAAAGAGAAGTACTGCAGATTCAGGAAGAATCGGATCAAGTTCATCGATTACAAGGATCCTGACTACTTGATGATGCTCATCAATGAGCAAGGGAAGATCCTTCCACGTAGATTGACCGGTACCTCACAGAAGTATCAAAGAAAAGTGGCGCAGGCCATCAAAAGGGCAAGGCATCTCGCCTTACTGCCTTACGTGGCGGACCAATTGAAGTAA
- a CDS encoding glycosyltransferase family 4 protein yields the protein MKRICYIVSDIDRSLAFEWIVKNLDSKRFHLRFILLNPGPSALEKYLIETQVPFIRINADGSLGLISAWIQVWWHLLIHRPHIVHCHMRKAKLIGISASFLSLISRRIYTRHSADYNHKYHPHAVKYDRLVNTLSTDIVAISKNVEEVLTQDEKAAPQKIHRIPHGFDLKGFQEVDARRILALKTKWELEGDRTCIGVISRMLELKGFQYIIPAIARLQKQGVKCTLVIANARGPYLDHVKRLIAEHALDDVRLIPFEHDIQALYHCFDIFLHTPIDRRSEAFGQTYVEGLAAGIPSVFTLSGVAPEFITDSHNALVVPHCDKEAISDAIQRLLEDEHLRSELSRQGKESVKIFALDTFIQRLESLYGH from the coding sequence ATGAAGAGGATCTGCTATATCGTATCCGATATCGACCGATCATTGGCCTTTGAATGGATCGTTAAGAACCTCGATTCCAAAAGATTCCATCTCCGATTCATTCTTCTCAATCCCGGTCCGAGTGCACTGGAGAAATATCTGATTGAAACTCAGGTTCCATTCATTCGCATCAATGCAGACGGTTCCTTGGGTCTAATATCCGCATGGATACAGGTCTGGTGGCACCTTCTGATCCATCGCCCACATATCGTTCATTGTCATATGAGAAAGGCGAAGCTGATCGGTATCAGTGCGTCATTTCTGTCGCTCATTAGCCGAAGGATATACACCAGACACTCAGCGGATTACAATCACAAGTATCATCCTCATGCTGTGAAGTATGATCGATTGGTCAACACACTTTCCACCGACATTGTTGCCATTTCAAAGAACGTAGAAGAAGTGCTTACTCAGGATGAGAAAGCAGCCCCCCAAAAGATCCATCGAATCCCGCATGGCTTTGACCTGAAAGGATTTCAAGAGGTGGATGCAAGACGGATACTGGCCCTCAAGACAAAGTGGGAATTAGAGGGAGACAGAACATGTATCGGTGTCATCAGCCGCATGCTGGAGTTGAAAGGTTTTCAATACATCATACCCGCAATCGCTCGACTTCAGAAGCAAGGAGTCAAATGCACTCTGGTCATCGCCAATGCCCGTGGCCCCTATCTGGACCATGTCAAGAGACTTATTGCGGAGCATGCACTCGATGATGTCAGACTCATTCCTTTCGAACATGATATACAGGCTCTCTATCACTGCTTCGATATTTTCTTGCACACTCCGATAGACCGGAGATCCGAGGCATTTGGACAGACCTATGTAGAGGGCCTAGCAGCCGGTATACCAAGTGTATTCACACTATCTGGTGTGGCACCAGAGTTCATCACTGATTCGCACAATGCCTTGGTGGTTCCCCATTGTGACAAGGAGGCCATATCAGACGCCATCCAACGCCTCTTGGAAGATGAACATCTTCGAAGTGAACTTAGTCGTCAAGGAAAAGAGTCTGTAAAGATCTTTGCACTTGATACATTCATCCAACGACTGGAATCCTTGTATGGACACTGA
- a CDS encoding 50S ribosomal protein L9 — MEVILKKDLDRLGSANEIVTVKDGYGRNYLIPRGLAVLATESAKKVHAENQKQQAHKAAKIKEDAEAIAEKMSSVKLQVGAKAGEKGKIFGSVNTIQISEALEKEGYDIDRRNITIVDEPIKELGSYKATVKLHKEVAVEVDFEVVAE; from the coding sequence ATGGAAGTGATACTGAAAAAAGACCTTGACCGACTAGGTTCGGCCAATGAGATCGTCACAGTGAAGGATGGGTACGGTAGGAATTACCTTATCCCACGTGGGCTGGCAGTCCTAGCGACTGAATCAGCTAAGAAAGTCCACGCTGAGAATCAGAAACAACAAGCACACAAAGCAGCCAAGATCAAAGAGGATGCAGAAGCCATCGCTGAGAAGATGTCTTCGGTCAAGCTACAGGTAGGTGCTAAAGCTGGAGAGAAAGGAAAAATCTTCGGTTCTGTCAATACCATCCAGATCTCTGAAGCCTTGGAGAAAGAAGGATACGATATCGACAGAAGGAACATCACCATCGTGGATGAACCTATCAAAGAACTCGGAAGCTATAAGGCTACCGTCAAACTGCACAAAGAAGTCGCGGTAGAAGTAGACTTCGAAGTAGTGGCAGAGTAG
- a CDS encoding PKD domain-containing protein yields the protein MRITTALIVLLLFSLDFRSQIDPDDLPGLVTWLRADSVSLSAGAVDTIFDLSASGNHAVESDPALMPLWIESDPEIAGNPTVRFDGVNDGLSLNTAVNVGHVFLVADYEAEVFDDFDGLLTAQSGGAGLIMFQGDQGSTQLFAGGYFGADIQNNGVFTNDFAPLENYHVYGGSKEVPTSTTLRLAKNRNFTSGRFWQGDICELIIYEAPLTSEEEQGVLDYIYLRYGAQVVLPDDLIIEEGFCDTLLAAAPGFSSYDWSTGSDSSSTLISSSGIYTLTVQDVFGSESSDSIEVLYPGNFIDPFTLCAGSDSLWDTGLDDPQYNLTWNVPNSGPSLLIQDGGDYQVQVVDGEGCIYESDTVQVTLDTYPITTTLGPDTQLCAGNEIALISGADSTVSYLWDDASELPSLEVLTSDEYYVEATNINACVAYDTILVTILGEAPLAIFGYSNTCFNEQVQFVDNSIAPDGAVIDEFLWQFGDGGESILDNPTYQYAATDTFLVSLFITTDQGCSDAIEQQVVISPLPQAEFSNGPLCHQQEVLFEDVSVVESGVIQDIEWLFNGVQTFTGPIVSFIYDDPGDFDIRLIVETQAGCRDTISETLTVNGTPTSSFEAETVCLGNPTVFTADPDESLSGPVNQFFWDFGGATSIFETTTYTIPNTGPNEVSLTVTSALGCVDDTTAVVFVADDPEVGFEYGLSCVDQPVQFADTSILFPGDSVLAYTWFFANIEGSTDSTPSYTFENPGIFDVSLNVETTAGCEGQFETQIQIAPLPISSFSMIPNIGSPPFTPEFENFSEGASDYVWTLDFGQQNFDSIPNHTFTDSGLVNVSLEVFNEAGCSDISSQPIFLTEPLVDLVLLDMEYIIVEDFLYPILSIRNLGNYDLEEFTIEIEFTEGPLVQEQWTGLLPRNGAILYTMSAGVYFEESLPFFCVRLIPPDQRVDQEPANNELCQEIGTVGEEVYMIGPYPNPVSDKLSFTLINLGNQELMAQIVDMSGRVIVDRQLTNSGELVQAYEMDLSALDNGRYLLRLNIGLETQVFKLQVLDD from the coding sequence ATGAGAATCACTACTGCCCTCATCGTACTGCTACTCTTCTCACTGGACTTCAGGTCACAGATCGATCCAGATGACCTGCCAGGTCTGGTGACTTGGTTGAGAGCGGATAGCGTCAGCCTTTCTGCGGGTGCAGTAGATACCATCTTCGACCTTTCGGCTTCTGGGAATCATGCAGTGGAATCAGACCCTGCCCTCATGCCCCTCTGGATAGAATCCGATCCAGAGATTGCAGGTAATCCAACAGTGCGATTCGATGGAGTGAATGATGGACTTTCTCTGAACACGGCCGTGAACGTAGGTCATGTTTTCTTGGTGGCCGATTATGAAGCCGAGGTCTTTGACGATTTCGATGGGTTGTTGACTGCACAGAGCGGAGGAGCAGGACTGATCATGTTCCAAGGAGATCAAGGATCGACACAGCTCTTTGCAGGAGGATATTTCGGAGCGGATATCCAGAACAATGGGGTGTTCACCAATGATTTCGCTCCCTTGGAGAACTACCATGTCTACGGTGGTAGTAAGGAAGTACCCACTTCCACCACACTAAGGCTGGCAAAGAATAGGAACTTTACCAGTGGTCGATTCTGGCAAGGGGATATCTGTGAATTGATCATCTATGAGGCTCCCTTGACTTCAGAGGAGGAGCAAGGTGTTTTGGATTATATCTATTTGAGATATGGTGCACAAGTGGTCCTACCTGACGATTTGATCATAGAAGAAGGCTTCTGTGACACCTTATTGGCCGCTGCACCAGGGTTCTCATCCTATGATTGGTCCACGGGAAGCGATAGCTCAAGTACACTCATATCGAGTTCAGGTATTTATACCTTGACCGTGCAAGATGTTTTCGGGAGCGAGAGCAGCGATAGTATCGAGGTCTTATACCCCGGCAATTTCATCGACCCTTTCACTCTCTGCGCAGGGAGTGATTCACTCTGGGACACCGGTCTGGATGACCCACAGTATAACTTGACTTGGAATGTTCCCAATTCAGGTCCATCTCTATTGATTCAGGATGGAGGAGACTATCAGGTGCAGGTAGTAGATGGGGAAGGTTGTATATATGAGTCGGACACGGTACAGGTTACCTTGGATACCTATCCCATTACGACCACGCTGGGGCCGGATACTCAGCTCTGCGCGGGAAATGAGATTGCACTCATATCGGGTGCAGATAGCACGGTCTCATATCTGTGGGATGATGCCAGTGAACTGCCCAGCTTGGAAGTGTTGACTAGCGATGAGTATTATGTGGAAGCAACCAACATCAATGCCTGTGTGGCATATGATACCATTCTTGTCACCATCCTAGGTGAGGCTCCGCTAGCGATATTTGGATATTCCAACACCTGTTTCAACGAGCAGGTTCAATTCGTGGATAATTCCATCGCACCGGACGGTGCGGTGATCGATGAGTTCCTGTGGCAATTCGGAGATGGGGGAGAGTCTATACTCGACAATCCTACGTACCAGTATGCCGCGACCGACACCTTCTTAGTCTCACTGTTCATAACCACGGATCAAGGCTGCTCTGATGCCATAGAACAGCAGGTGGTCATCTCGCCTCTTCCTCAGGCAGAATTCAGCAACGGACCACTATGTCATCAACAAGAAGTGCTTTTTGAAGATGTGAGTGTGGTAGAGTCGGGAGTGATTCAGGATATAGAGTGGTTGTTCAATGGGGTTCAGACCTTCACGGGGCCGATCGTATCTTTCATCTATGATGATCCTGGTGATTTCGATATCCGATTGATCGTAGAGACCCAAGCTGGATGTAGAGATACCATCTCTGAAACTCTAACGGTCAATGGTACGCCTACATCGAGTTTTGAGGCAGAGACGGTCTGCTTGGGGAACCCTACAGTGTTCACAGCTGATCCTGATGAGTCATTGAGCGGTCCGGTGAATCAGTTCTTTTGGGATTTCGGTGGGGCTACGAGCATATTTGAAACGACTACCTATACCATCCCGAATACCGGTCCCAATGAGGTTTCGCTGACCGTTACATCGGCTTTGGGTTGTGTTGATGATACGACTGCAGTCGTGTTCGTAGCTGATGATCCTGAGGTAGGTTTCGAGTACGGACTGTCTTGTGTCGATCAACCGGTCCAGTTCGCGGATACGTCTATCCTTTTTCCAGGAGATTCTGTACTCGCGTACACCTGGTTCTTCGCAAACATCGAGGGGTCAACGGATTCTACACCGAGCTACACGTTCGAGAATCCAGGGATCTTCGATGTCTCGCTGAACGTAGAGACCACCGCGGGTTGCGAAGGACAATTTGAGACTCAGATACAGATTGCTCCTTTGCCCATCTCTTCATTTTCGATGATCCCTAACATTGGAAGTCCACCGTTCACACCGGAATTCGAGAACTTCTCAGAAGGTGCATCGGATTATGTCTGGACGCTGGACTTCGGACAGCAGAATTTCGATTCCATTCCTAACCACACCTTCACAGATTCTGGGCTGGTCAATGTGAGCTTGGAAGTATTCAACGAAGCTGGATGCAGCGATATCAGTTCCCAACCCATTTTCCTCACCGAACCACTGGTCGATCTGGTGCTTTTGGATATGGAATACATCATTGTAGAGGATTTCCTCTATCCGATCCTGTCGATACGAAATCTGGGAAACTATGACCTGGAAGAATTCACGATCGAGATCGAATTCACCGAAGGGCCGCTGGTCCAGGAGCAATGGACCGGTCTATTACCTCGGAATGGAGCGATACTCTATACCATGAGTGCCGGGGTCTACTTCGAAGAATCCTTACCCTTCTTCTGTGTACGCCTGATACCGCCCGACCAACGAGTGGATCAAGAGCCTGCCAACAATGAACTCTGCCAAGAGATAGGAACAGTAGGAGAAGAAGTGTACATGATCGGTCCGTATCCCAATCCTGTTTCCGATAAATTGTCTTTCACTTTGATCAATCTGGGGAATCAAGAATTGATGGCCCAGATCGTGGATATGAGTGGTAGGGTGATAGTGGACCGACAATTGACTAACAGTGGTGAGCTCGTACAAGCGTACGAGATGGACCTCTCAGCACTGGATAATGGGAGATATCTATTGCGATTGAATATCGGACTAGAGACCCAAGTGTTCAAACTGCAAGTGCTTGACGATTGA
- a CDS encoding glycosyltransferase family 4 protein: MMARPTEVAIVAFGLEHCKRGVEAHARMLFEKLKLEPGISVSLIKGSGKRRKDEVVLSVPKRHTWLNRFLGKLRGYNIYWEQVFFMIRLFFYLVQNARELDYIYTQEYVHMVGLGRLKKVFGWSYDLVYCEGFVSKSETRLIHADILQEVNKTNFDYICPKAESVGKPCHLIPHFFDPIWEDSRQDAPILNEIQYFKGDKRMLLYVGPTELEEKNFERIEEAVQNLGDGWCLLVCGDMDPERLERMNKETGCMTKSVYVAHDIMQRIYPMADLFVLPSVDEAFGIATIEAMGHGIPVLLHHSAHSLWLCNDTEQCTDMTRP; the protein is encoded by the coding sequence ATGATGGCCAGACCAACTGAAGTGGCTATAGTGGCATTTGGTCTGGAACACTGCAAACGTGGGGTAGAAGCACATGCCCGTATGCTCTTTGAGAAGCTGAAACTCGAGCCAGGTATCAGTGTCAGCTTGATCAAAGGAAGTGGGAAGCGCAGGAAGGATGAAGTAGTTCTGAGCGTTCCCAAGCGGCATACCTGGTTGAATCGTTTCTTAGGGAAACTCCGAGGCTATAATATCTATTGGGAACAAGTATTCTTCATGATCAGATTGTTCTTCTATCTCGTGCAGAACGCTAGAGAACTGGACTATATCTACACGCAGGAATACGTGCACATGGTAGGCTTGGGTAGATTGAAAAAAGTCTTTGGATGGAGCTATGATCTGGTCTACTGTGAGGGATTCGTCTCTAAGAGTGAGACCAGATTGATACATGCGGATATCCTGCAAGAGGTCAATAAGACCAATTTCGATTACATCTGTCCGAAGGCGGAATCTGTGGGAAAACCCTGTCACTTGATCCCCCACTTCTTTGACCCCATCTGGGAGGATTCAAGGCAAGACGCACCGATTCTGAACGAGATACAATACTTCAAAGGGGATAAACGCATGCTTCTCTATGTAGGCCCTACGGAATTGGAAGAGAAGAACTTTGAGCGTATAGAAGAAGCAGTCCAGAATCTAGGAGACGGATGGTGCTTGCTCGTGTGCGGGGATATGGACCCTGAAAGATTGGAGCGCATGAATAAAGAGACGGGCTGTATGACCAAGTCGGTCTACGTTGCGCATGACATCATGCAGCGCATCTACCCGATGGCCGACCTCTTCGTTTTACCCTCGGTCGATGAGGCCTTCGGAATTGCCACAATAGAGGCCATGGGTCACGGGATTCCAGTTCTGCTCCATCATTCAGCACATAGTCTTTGGCTCTGCAATGACACCGAGCAGTGTACAGATATGACACGCCCC
- a CDS encoding acyltransferase has protein sequence MRRILYRRILGRPYYCSIPTGLLLLNFVVQRIFRQNAEVPYSVHYTSKLVGIKQMTLGEKAKLSLAISGGAFIKAFEGSSIRIGEGTIFANNVTIHTGNHDLIDREKIILKDISIGQNCWIGSGASILSGVTLGDNVTVGSNAVVTKDFPSNVVIGGVPAKIIKHIEV, from the coding sequence GTGAGACGGATACTCTACAGACGCATCCTGGGTCGCCCCTACTACTGCAGTATACCCACCGGACTCCTACTTCTCAACTTTGTTGTACAACGCATTTTCAGGCAGAATGCTGAAGTCCCCTACTCTGTGCACTACACCTCCAAACTGGTAGGCATCAAACAGATGACCTTGGGGGAAAAGGCCAAGTTATCACTAGCTATCTCTGGAGGTGCATTTATAAAGGCCTTCGAAGGAAGCAGTATCCGAATTGGTGAGGGGACCATTTTTGCGAATAACGTTACCATTCATACCGGCAATCATGATCTGATCGACAGAGAAAAGATCATCCTGAAGGACATCTCCATTGGTCAGAACTGCTGGATAGGCTCCGGAGCATCGATACTCTCAGGAGTGACATTGGGAGATAATGTGACGGTAGGGTCCAATGCGGTAGTGACCAAGGATTTCCCGTCCAATGTAGTAATCGGAGGAGTCCCGGCCAAGATCATCAAACACATCGAAGTGTAG
- the rdgB gene encoding RdgB/HAM1 family non-canonical purine NTP pyrophosphatase: MRLIFATHNDHKVHEVQDKLGRYFEVDSLSDIGYHDEIPETSETLRGNAVQKARTVYDRFQSPCFSDDTGLVIDALGGKPGVYSARYAGAGKNADANIDKVLLELEGVVDRKARFITYIALMIKQEVYVFEGRVEGKITYERRGDSGFGYDPIFIPDGHTKSFAQMTLEEKNQISHRALAMEKFIYFLHKLL; the protein is encoded by the coding sequence ATGAGATTGATTTTTGCGACCCATAATGACCATAAGGTCCATGAGGTTCAAGACAAATTAGGAAGGTATTTCGAGGTGGACAGTCTCAGTGATATAGGGTATCACGATGAGATTCCTGAGACTTCAGAAACTTTGCGAGGCAATGCCGTTCAGAAAGCCCGTACGGTATATGACCGTTTCCAATCACCCTGTTTCTCAGACGATACCGGGCTGGTCATTGACGCCCTGGGAGGAAAGCCTGGAGTTTACTCGGCACGCTATGCCGGAGCAGGAAAGAATGCAGACGCTAACATCGATAAGGTGCTATTGGAGTTGGAAGGCGTAGTGGATCGGAAAGCGCGATTCATCACCTATATCGCACTGATGATCAAGCAAGAGGTGTATGTGTTCGAGGGTCGGGTAGAAGGCAAGATCACCTATGAACGCAGAGGGGATTCTGGATTCGGATACGATCCGATATTCATTCCGGATGGACATACGAAGAGCTTCGCCCAGATGACTCTCGAAGAGAAGAATCAGATCAGTCACAGGGCCCTGGCCATGGAGAAATTCATCTACTTCCTCCACAAATTGCTCTGA
- a CDS encoding polysaccharide biosynthesis protein: MKALAKGLERLKKIITVLIGQGLNALISFLMMPYLARSLTKVDYANYGQTLLVVASAIAILAAGFNKSLFVFLADEKRDKDRTVSGNLMVGIGLSVLLSVLIYFSAEAIAAWFGNMDLVQYIRIYCWTCPFIIPYYALNSLLVFSDKVKESTQIAVISNLIKVSGLFVAIQFYASLTYVFYVLVAVGLLQFIWTLGTSYSLWSVKMKGAWKLGIGQLRIGLPLGLSAVMGLLITKMDGLMISTLMSQEAYAEFRNGAWEIPLIGTLYASISTIILPEVAKLYSSKNFTEIVRLKSLAIVNTAMVTVPILVFLLVNSKVLVISLFSSSYEASWPVFAIFNLTLLIRINDYSDILVSSAKTRFISYFYAISLSLNVILNLVFIHFWGIYGAAAATVLSIAVLAILQARKSIDILSTGFAELFRPAEILKVMLLSLLCIGFTYLITWPLDVSPLTRSIIMGLLYFPLIGGIFVKRKMFHPLVLEKLDLRRYLKK; the protein is encoded by the coding sequence TTGAAAGCCTTAGCAAAGGGATTGGAGCGCCTTAAAAAAATCATCACTGTACTTATCGGTCAAGGTCTCAATGCCTTGATCAGCTTTTTGATGATGCCTTATCTGGCCCGTAGTCTCACCAAGGTGGACTATGCCAATTACGGACAGACTTTGCTGGTAGTAGCCAGTGCTATTGCTATCCTAGCGGCCGGATTCAATAAATCCTTATTCGTCTTTCTAGCCGATGAGAAACGGGATAAGGACCGCACAGTGAGTGGTAACCTGATGGTAGGCATCGGCCTTTCGGTGCTCCTGTCCGTTCTGATCTATTTCTCAGCAGAGGCGATTGCCGCTTGGTTCGGTAACATGGACCTGGTCCAGTATATACGCATCTATTGTTGGACCTGTCCTTTCATTATACCATACTACGCTCTCAATTCTCTGTTGGTCTTCAGCGACAAAGTGAAGGAGTCTACCCAGATTGCTGTTATATCCAATTTGATCAAGGTGAGCGGGCTCTTCGTTGCTATTCAGTTCTACGCCTCTTTGACCTATGTATTCTACGTTCTGGTCGCAGTAGGGCTGTTACAATTCATATGGACTCTGGGCACTTCATATTCTCTCTGGAGCGTGAAAATGAAAGGGGCCTGGAAACTAGGTATCGGACAGTTGCGCATCGGGCTGCCTCTTGGGCTGAGTGCTGTGATGGGCTTACTCATCACTAAGATGGATGGCCTGATGATCAGCACGCTGATGAGTCAGGAAGCGTACGCTGAATTCCGCAATGGAGCTTGGGAGATACCGCTTATAGGTACGCTCTATGCAAGTATATCCACTATCATTCTACCTGAAGTGGCCAAATTATACTCTTCCAAGAATTTCACGGAGATCGTTAGATTGAAAAGCTTGGCCATCGTCAATACTGCGATGGTCACTGTACCGATCCTCGTATTTCTCCTGGTCAACAGCAAGGTCCTCGTTATCTCCTTGTTCTCTTCCAGCTATGAGGCCAGTTGGCCGGTATTTGCCATTTTCAATCTCACCTTGTTGATCCGGATCAATGACTATTCGGACATCCTCGTCTCCTCTGCCAAGACGCGGTTTATCAGTTATTTCTACGCAATATCCCTGTCCCTGAATGTGATTCTCAATCTTGTTTTCATACACTTCTGGGGCATCTATGGTGCAGCGGCCGCTACTGTGCTATCCATTGCTGTCCTTGCCATTCTTCAGGCCAGGAAATCGATCGATATCCTTTCGACAGGCTTTGCAGAACTATTCCGTCCGGCAGAGATCCTCAAAGTGATGTTGCTCTCATTGCTCTGCATAGGCTTCACCTATCTCATTACATGGCCGCTGGATGTATCTCCATTGACTCGATCCATCATCATGGGTCTGCTCTACTTCCCCTTGATAGGTGGTATCTTTGTGAAGCGAAAGATGTTCCATCCCTTGGTATTGGAGAAACTTGACTTAAGGAGATATTTGAAGAAGTGA
- a CDS encoding YdcF family protein: MFYTLSKALLFLIQPTTWLLIIIILSFYSRSRIRRKRLRVIALALFVIFGNAFLFDQVVYRLEAEPIDLSKERYRYGVLLGGYGEHNSQSDALELFRAADRLTTAIELLEGGQIQELILSSGVHEYGRAHQNEARLTYDMLVRMGVDAERLIIEDRSWNTYQNALMSREIIGPSTEPVVLITSAFHMPRAKACFEKQGLEVIPYAVDFIYDDEPKSWSYYVIPSIQVMIEWQIILKEAVGGVVYALRGYC; the protein is encoded by the coding sequence ATGTTCTACACCCTCTCCAAGGCCCTGCTTTTCCTGATCCAGCCCACCACCTGGCTATTGATCATCATCATCCTCTCCTTCTATTCTCGATCCAGGATCAGAAGGAAACGCTTGCGTGTCATCGCATTGGCTCTATTCGTGATCTTCGGAAACGCATTTCTATTCGATCAAGTCGTATACAGACTCGAAGCTGAGCCTATCGATCTGAGTAAAGAGCGCTACCGATACGGAGTATTGCTCGGTGGATATGGTGAACATAATAGCCAAAGCGATGCGCTCGAACTGTTCAGAGCGGCTGATCGATTGACCACCGCCATTGAACTGCTCGAAGGAGGTCAGATACAAGAACTCATTCTATCCAGTGGCGTGCATGAGTATGGTCGAGCTCATCAGAACGAGGCTAGACTGACCTATGATATGCTGGTCAGAATGGGTGTGGATGCGGAACGATTGATCATAGAGGACAGATCATGGAATACCTATCAAAATGCACTGATGAGTCGAGAGATCATCGGGCCAAGTACCGAGCCGGTAGTGCTGATCACTTCAGCATTCCACATGCCTCGAGCCAAAGCCTGTTTTGAAAAGCAAGGACTTGAGGTCATCCCCTATGCGGTGGATTTCATCTATGATGATGAGCCCAAAAGCTGGAGTTACTATGTGATCCCTTCCATCCAAGTGATGATAGAATGGCAGATCATTCTGAAGGAAGCTGTCGGAGGTGTTGTCTACGCTCTAAGAGGTTATTGCTGA
- a CDS encoding glycosyltransferase family 2 protein, whose protein sequence is MDTEPLFSIIVPTYNRGDIIGSTLDSILAQTYDDYEVIIVDDGSTDNTAEVIRAIDDKRFKYFFQENQERGRARNHGIEKSLGRYITFLDSDDLIYPEHLEIARQNIQNGSDFFWQPYEEIDRNGHLVRAYERSKKGIVEELVDKGNILACHGIFIKKDLLRDIRFNENREMAGSEDLDLWLRLTARHPITNTHQVTNALVHHDDRSVFNFPFDRLERRKLLMLESLQSDAVFMEQFGDRFHRVESNAYGYIALHASMNPSNPLGQALRYLHKSVASSPPVLVQKRTWVTLRNIVSRFMGAERSST, encoded by the coding sequence ATGGACACTGAGCCACTGTTCTCCATCATCGTCCCTACCTACAATCGGGGGGACATCATCGGGTCAACACTGGATTCGATACTTGCACAGACTTACGATGACTACGAGGTCATAATTGTAGATGATGGTAGTACCGATAATACAGCTGAAGTAATCCGAGCCATAGATGATAAGCGATTCAAGTATTTCTTTCAGGAGAATCAAGAACGCGGTCGAGCACGTAATCATGGAATAGAGAAAAGTCTAGGCAGATACATCACCTTTCTCGATTCTGATGACCTCATCTATCCAGAGCACTTGGAAATTGCTCGGCAGAATATCCAGAACGGATCGGATTTCTTCTGGCAACCATATGAGGAGATCGATCGGAATGGACATTTGGTGAGGGCCTATGAGAGATCGAAGAAGGGAATAGTAGAAGAACTCGTGGACAAAGGCAATATTCTCGCGTGTCATGGGATATTCATAAAAAAAGACCTCTTGCGTGATATCAGATTCAACGAGAACCGGGAAATGGCGGGATCCGAGGATTTAGACCTCTGGTTGCGCCTGACGGCTCGACATCCTATCACCAATACCCATCAGGTCACAAATGCCTTGGTACACCATGATGATAGAAGTGTCTTCAATTTCCCTTTTGACCGATTGGAACGAAGAAAACTCTTGATGCTGGAAAGCCTACAGTCAGATGCTGTTTTCATGGAGCAATTCGGAGATCGATTCCATAGGGTCGAATCGAATGCCTATGGCTATATCGCCTTGCATGCTTCCATGAATCCGAGCAATCCGCTCGGCCAAGCACTGCGCTATCTTCATAAGAGTGTGGCCTCTTCACCGCCTGTGCTCGTGCAGAAACGTACCTGGGTGACGCTAAGAAACATAGTGAGTCGATTCATGGGCGCTGAAAGGAGTTCAACATGA